The Geobacillus genomosp. 3 genome segment GTTTTGCTGTATCAATGCTATCTTTGGCCATTTCTGCTTCCGCCTTTGAAACGGTCGGATTGGCCACCTCTTGGCTGACTTTGTTTTGTCTTCCCTTTTTTGACATGTTTTCTCCTCCTTTCCTTCTATAACTTATCGCCGGCCGTACACACGCAAAATGTGATTTAACTCCCCGCTATGTTTGGTCGGGATTTGATGGCGGGCCCGGTCGATCAACACGATGTTGGCATGCGGCACATAGTGGCGGAACATAGCGATATAGGCATGGATGTAACGGTCACGCGCTCCGTAAATGAGCAGCAAAGGCAAGCGGAGGGAAGCCAGCTGCTCTGTGCAGCAGTAGACAAGCCCGGCCCGGTAAGTTGTGTCTAAATCTTGTTTGTCAGCCAGCCGGACGTACTGTTTGAACAGCTTCCGTTCGCGTCGGTTCGTTCCATGTCCGATGGCAAGCGCCGAGGAGAGCAAAGAGAAGGCCCCAAGTTTGGAAGCCAAAATGCCAAGCCAAAACTCACCGTACAAAAGCGGGGTGCATACTTCAGGAAACCCGCCGATCAAAACGAGCTGTTCGACGTGCTGCGGGTAGCGAAGCGCAAACTCGAGCGCAATCGACCCGCCGTTCGAATAGCCGCAAATGATGGCGCGCCTGACGCCAAGGGAGCGGAGCAATATGGAAACGTCGTCCGCGAGCAGCGGCACGGTAATCGGTATATCTGACGGACTGCTTCTCCCATTTCCGCGCATATCGTACAAAATAAGACGAAAATGGCGTGCGAGCGGCTCCTGCTGGCGAAAAATGATATGTCCCAGCCCCGGAGGGTGGATGAACAAAAGCGGTGGCCCTTCCCCTTTTTCCTCATAATAAAGACGGACGCGCTCATTAATGGAAACGTATGGCATATAAATCCCCCCTCTCTTGGCTTGGCCTCTATAGTATGGAAAGAAGGACAATATCCCATCCAAAAAAACGCCATCTTTTTTCATTGAGCAGGACGGTGTTTCCGGTTTATAATTAGTCGCGTAATGAATAACGGGCAAGCGTCACGGAAAGGAGGGAGCTTGATGGAACAGTCGTTTCGTGTAGAAAAGGCGCTCAATAACAATGTGTTAATCGCTTCCCATCCAGCGTATGGCGAAGTCGTCCTGCTTGGCAAAGGAATCGGCTTCGGCAAAAAAAAGGGGGACGAAATTGCTGAGAGCGCTGTTGAAAAGTGCTTTGTTCTCAAAAATGAACGTGAACAAGAGCAATACAAAAAACTGCTCCCTGAATTGAGCGAAGAGTTTATCGCCCTTATGAACGAGGTGATTCAACATATTAAGCAGCGCGTCGGCGTGCCATTAAACGAGCACATCCACGTCGCGCTGACCGATCATATCGCGTTTACGCTAAAGCGGCTTGAGCAAGGATTGGACGTCAAAAACCCGTTTTTGGCCGAGACGAAAAGTTTGTACCCGCTTGAGTATAAAATCGCGGCTGAAGTCGCCGGGCTGATTGGCGATAAGCTCGGGGTCGCACTGCCGGAGGGGGAGGCTGGCTTCATCGCCCTTCACATTCATAGCGCCATTTCAAAACAAAGCTTGTCGGAAGCGAATCAATATTCCCAGCTTATCGCGAAGCTCGTCGGGATTGTCGAACGGCAACTTGGCATCGACATCGATCGTGAGAGCATTCACTATTTGCGTTTCGTCCGTCATTTGCGCTATGCGATCGATCGACTGAAGAAAGGCGAAAAAGTCGAAGAACCAAAAAATTTGTCGAAAATCTTGAAAGAGGCTTATCCGCTATGCTATAATCTAGCATGGAAGTTAGTTAAAGTCATGCAGCAAACGCTTCATCTGCCGGCTGACGACGCCGAGGCAGTCTATTTGACGCTGCATTTGCAGCGGTTAGCGGAAAAAAAGAGCGGCACAACTATATAACACTGTCTCGCTTTACGTGTTACTGATTCGATCAGGCATGAGTAAAGAGGGCGAAATAGAGCGGCAACAACCGAGAATTCGCATTCGGGTTGTTGTAAGCGTTCTTTTTGTCTCTCTTTATTCATGCCTTTTTTATTGCTGGCGGTTTGTCTGAAAAATGATCGCCTGCCCATTTTCAGTACATGAATCCGCTGTTTGCTGCAAAACTTAAGAAAAGGAAACTAAAGGAGGTCGTAAAGATGAAACGAGCGTTTGGCACGCTGCAAAAAGTCGGGAAAGCGCTCATGCTTCCGGTAGCTCTCTTGCCGGCGGCGGGGATTTTGTTGGCGCTTGGCAACGCCTTGAAAAACCCGGCGCTCACCGACAAAGTCCCGGCCTTAAAAGCCGACTGGGTCGTGCTCGTCTCAAACGTCATGGAGCAGGCGGGCGGCATTGTTTTCGCCAACTTGTCGCTCTTATTCGCGGTTGGTGTCGCCATCGGCCTGGCGGGCGGGGACGGAGTTGCCGGTTTGGCGGCGATCATCGGCTACTTAATTATGAACGTCACGATGGGTGTCGTTTTAGGCGTGACGGCCGATATGGTCGGCGCGAATCCGTCGTTTGCCAACATTCTTGGCATTCCGACGCTGCAAACCGGCGTTTTTGGCGGGATTATCGTCGGGATTTTGGCAGCGTATATGTATAACAAATACTTCAACATTGAATTGCCGCAATATCTCGGCTTTTTTGCCGGCAAGCGGTTCGTGCCAATCATCACGGCTGTATCTGCGGTCGCGCTAGGCATTATTATGACGTTTATTTGGCCGCCGATCCAACAAGGGCTCAATGCGTTCTCGCACAATATGATTGATGCGAACAGAACGGTTGCGGCGTTCATTTTTGGTGTTATCGAGCGGGCGTTGATCCCGTTTGGCCTCCATCATATTTTTTATTCACCGTTTTGGTATGAGTTTGGTGAATACGTCAATAAGGCCGGACAAATTGTGCGCGGCGACCAAAAAATCTTTTTTGAGCAGCTGAAAGACGGCGTCGAGCTGACGGCCGGCACGTTTATGACCGGAAAGTTTCCGTTTATGATGTTCGGCCTTCCGGCGGCAGCGCTCGCGATTTACCATGAGGCGCGCCCGGAAAACAAAAAAGTGGTCGCCGGCATTATGGGCTCAGCAGCGTTGACGTCGTTTTTAACGGGGATTACGGAGCCGATCGAGTTTTCGTTTTTGTTCGTCGCGCCGGCGTTGTTTGCCATTCACTGCGTCTTTGCCGGGCTGTCGTTTATGATGATGCATTTGTTAAACGTCAAAATCGGGATGACGTTCTCCGGTGGGGTCATTGACTTTTTGCTGTTTGGCGTGTTGCCGAACCGGACGGCGTGGTGGCTCGTCATTCCAGTCGGCTTAGCATTTGCTGTCATTTATTACTTTGGGTTCCGTTTTGCGATTCGCAAGTGGGATTTGGCGACTCCGGGCCGCGAAAAAACGGTCGATGAAACGCCAAAAGCGGAGGCGGCCGCCGGCGATTTACCGTATGAAGTGCTCGCCGCTCTCGGCGGAAAGGAAAATATCGAACATTTGGATGCGTGCATTACGCGCTTGCGCGTGTCAGTCCGCGACATTGGTGAAGTCGACAAAGGCCGGCTGAAGGAGCTCGGCGCCGCCGGTGTGCTCGAAGTGGGCAACAACGTGCAAGCGATCTTCGGTCCGAAATCGGACATTCTTAAAGGGCAAATTCATGATATTATGCAAGGAAAAGCGCCGGCAAAAGTGAAAGAAGAGTCGAGGGAAGCAGCGCCGGCTGCAGCCGGGGTGGAAACGGTCGCTTCTCCGCTTGCCGGAGAAATCGTTCCGCTTTCCGATGTGCCGGACCAAGTATTTTCGCAAAAAATGATGGGCGACGGCTTCGCTGTTATGCCGACGGAGGGTACAGTCGTCTCTCCTGTCGACGGAAAGATCATCAACGTGTTCCCGACAAAGCATGCCATTGGCATTCAGTCGGCTGGCGGGCGCGAAATTTTGATCCACGTCGGCATTGATACGGTGAAGCTGAACGGTGAAGGGTTTGAAGCACTCGTAAAAGAGGGCGATGAGGTGAAAAAGGGACAGCCGATTTTGCGTGTTGATCTCGATTATGTAAAAAACAACGCACCATCCATTGTGACGCCGGTCATTTTCACGAACTTGCAAGCCGGCGAGACGGTGCGTGTGAAAAAGCAAGGCGCGGTCGCCCAAGGTGAAAACGGCGTCGTCGAAATCGGCTGACCGCCGCCGGCATTTGCGGAGGACAAGCGCTTTCCGTTGCCTCCCCCCGGCGCATTTGATATGATAGCAAGGAAAAATTAACGAAAAGGGGATTGATGAACGATGGCAGAAAAAACGTTTACAGTGACTTCAGACTCCGGCATTCATGCCCGCCCGGCGACGATTTTGGTGCAAACGGCGAGCAAGTTTAACAGCGAAATTCAGCTCGAGTACAACGACAAAACGGTGAATTTAAAGTCGATCATGGGCGTCATGTCGTTAGGCATTCCGAAGGGGGCCACGATTAAAATTACGGCAGAAGGGGCCGATGCAGCAGAGGCGATGGCAGCGTTGACGGACACGTTGGCGAAAGAAGGCCTTGCCGAGTAATGGAAAAAACTATCCGTGGGATTGCTGCATCGAGCGGTATTGCCATTGCCAAGGCATACCGCTTAGAAACCCCTCATTTGGCGGCTGAAAAACGAGCTGTCGCCGATGCCGAGGCGGAAGTGGCGCGGCTTGAAGCAGCGGTCGCCAAGGCGAAGGAAGAGCTTGAAGCGATTAAACAACACGCCCTTGAAAAGCTCGGTGAAGACAAAGCCGCCATTTTTGCCGCCCATTTGTTGGTGCTTGACGATCCGGAGCTGCTCAATCCGATTAAAGAAAAAATTAAAACCGAACAAGTGAACGCCGAGTATGCGCTTGATGAAACGGCATCGTTCTTTATTTCCATGTTTGAAGGCATGGACAATGAATATATGAAAGAGCGGGCCGCTGACATCCGCGATGTCACGAAGCGCGTCCTCGCTCATTTGCTCGGCGTTGCCACCTCCAACCCGAGCTTGATTTCTGAAGAAGTCGTCATCATTGCCGAGGATTTGACACCATCCGATACGGCGCAACTAAACCGCCAATATGTCAAAGGATTTGCGACTGACATCGGTGGGCGGACATCGCACTCAGCGATTATGGCCCGCTCGCTCGAAATCCCGGCCGTCGTCGGCACGAAGGCGGTGACGGCGGAAGTAAAAAATGGCGACATCGTCATCATCGACGGGCTTGACGGACAAGTGGTTGTCAATCCGTCGCCAGAGCTGCTCGCCCGTTATGAGGAAAAACGGGCCGGCTATGAAGCGCAAAAAGCGGAATGGGCGAAACTCGTCCACGAGGCGACCGTAACAGCTGACGGTGTCCATGTCGAGCTGGCGGCCAACATCGGCACGCCGGACGATGTAAAAGGTGTGCTCGCGAACGGTGCGGAAGGCATCGGCTTGTACCGGACGGAGTTTTTATATATGGGACGTTCAGATTTGCCGACCGAAGAAGAGCAGTTTGCCGCCTACCAAACGGTGCTTGAGCAAATGAAGGGCAAGCCGGTCGTTGTGCGCACGCTTGACATCGGCGGCGACAAAGAGCTGCCGTATTTGCAGCTGCCAAAAGAACTAAACCCGTTTTTAGGGTTCCGGGCCATCCGCCTTTGCCTTGAGATGCAAGATATGTTCCGGACGCAGCTGCGCGCCTTGCTGCGGGCGAGCGTGTACGGCAACTTGAAAATCATGTTTCCGATGATCGCAACGCTCGATGAATTCCGCCAGGCGAAAGCGATTTTGCTTGAAGAGAAAGAGGCGCTTCTCCGCCAAGGGGTTCCGGTCGCGGATGAAATTGAAGTCGGCATGATGGTCGAGATTCCGGCGGCTGCCGTCATGGCGGATCAGTTTGCGAAAGAAGTCGATTTCTTCAGCATCGGAACGAACGACTTGATCCAATATACGATGGCAGCCGACCGGATGAACGAACGTGTTTCATATTTGTACCAGCCTTACAATCCGGCGATTTTACGGCTCATCAGCCACGTGATCGATGCCGCTCATCGCGAAGGGAAATGGGTCGGCATGTGCGGTGAAATGGCCGGCGATCCGATTGCGATTCCGGTTTTGCTCGGCTTGGGGCTCGATGAGTTCAGCATGAGCGCCACCTCGATTTTGCCGGCGCGCGCCCAGTTGAAACAGCTGTCGAAAGAAAAGGCGGCCGGTATCAAAGAGACGGTGCTGTCGCTCGGAACGGCCGAGGAAGTTGTGTCGTTTGTCAAACAAACGTTCCATATGGCTTGATCATCGCGAAAGGCGCAGCGGCATGAATCGGCCGTTGCGCCTTTTTTGTCTTTGCCATTCCCCCAAAAGAAGTTTCCCACTTCTAAACGAAGGGAAAATGGGAGATGAATTTCGATCAGGCGTATCCTAACGTCTGCCAGAACCGTAGGGGACACGGGGTTCGCTCGGTCCATTTCCCATCATGAGATGGGATTACCCGAGAAGCCCCCGCCTCTAAGCAAAGCGCAGGTGGTGGGTAGTTCACAGGCAGGGCATATGTTTCCGCGTTCTGCTCAAGCCAACAGCGGCGTCGACGATTCATAGCCATACCGCTGCCGGACCGTAAGCGAAAGGCCGAGAGCGATGACTTTGGCCATTTGGTAAACAATGTGCAAATTCGTGTACGGAAGTGCGCTCATATCGGCGGTATCTTCCATTACGACGCCCATCACGCTGATGTCGCCAATCGATGGCAGCGATTTGCCGAGCGCAGTGCCAGGGGAAAGGGCGCCAGGGCGGATGGCGATCGTATGGACAAACGGCCGCGGCCCGACAATGCTGTCGATTGCCACTACGTACGTCCCATCTTCGGTTTGCAATTGTTCGCACACGCGACGGATGTTTGTCGCATCAACAGGTTGCCTGAGTGTGCCGATTACGGTCAAATGATCCGGATAGGCGTTTTCAAGCAGCGTGCCGACGAACGGCCCTAAGCTGTCACCGTTAATGCGGTTGCTGCCGATGCAAACGACGGTCAAACGGGGGACATGTGCCGGCAGCAAAGAAAACAGTTCATTGCGAATAAGAAAAGGAGCGAGCGGATCGCTGTAGGAAATCGGTCTCATCGATGGCGATTCCTTTCCGTCTATATTCTCCTTTTCTTATTTCGCGGCTGCTGCCGGCGATTCCTTTCTTTTTATTGTTGTTACTTTTTTCCTTTTACTTGCTTAAACGGATTGCGCCATTCCATTAACACGGCGTGGTTGAGTGATTCTTCATCCTCTAAATAATTGCGGACAATCGCAAGCGGTGTGCGTCCGCAGCGAAGCAAAAACGTAATGACCGGATCTTTCAGTTCGCCGGCGACGACTTTATTGATGTACGCTTCCGGCGTCAGTTCGCCCGCATAACGGTGGTAGCCGGGCATGCGCCCGCCGCCGAGCAGCCGGTCGAGCCCGCGGTGGACGACGACTTCGTACATCGATTGCATGAGCCATTTGCCGAGGCCGAGCTTCCGATACGGCGGGGAAACGCAAATGTCGACGACATACAGCGTATTGCCGTCCGGGCGATGGTTGCGAATGTAGCCGCTGTCCGTGATTTCTTCCCACGTATGATCGACATGAGCCGGATCAAAATCGACGATGAGGCCGGTCATGGACCCAACGATGCGTCCGTCAACTTCAACACAAAGCGCTCCTTCCGGAAACAAGGTGATATGGTTGTTCAGCTGCTCCTCATTCCACCACAGCTCGGACGGGAACGGGGGCGGAAAGCTTTCTTGCTGCACGCGGATAAGGGCGGAAAAGTCATCTTTCGTATAGTTGCGGATGACCGCCTTGCACGGAATGTCACCGTCGAAAACGTACAACTGTTTCTCATACATCGCCAATCGATCCCCCTTAGTTTTTACTCCCATCATAACCGAAAAGGGGAAAACGCGGCAAGAAAAGAGAACGGCCGCTGTTTAGCGGCCGTAGACGTGCTGTTTGACGTATTCGCTGACCAAGGACTCGATTTGCTGCTCGTCCGGTTTTTCACCGGAAAACGAAAATTCGATTTCTTCAATAAATTCACCGTTGCGGTAAACGTGCAGCGCCCCCTTTTGCAGCAAGACGCTGTACTCGATCTCAAACATATAGCCTTCGTGTTCGATCGCGCCCATTGTGATTCACCTGCCTATGTTTAATGTCCCACAGGCGCGGCTCTCTATGTATGAATAAGAAGCTCATCCTATAGACGCAGGACGATTGTCCTTTTATAATGGACATGGTTCGACAAAAAGAGGAAATAGAGGGGAGAAATAGCGAGTGTTCCGGACATTGCGCAGCAAATTGATCGTCTTGATGGCTTTATTGTTGATTGTCTCGTTGGCTGCGACGCAACTCGTCGGCGTTATGCAAATGCGGAAAATGGTGGATGCTGATGTGAAGCAACGGGCGCAAGCAGCGCTTGATGGCCTTCTTGGCGATATTCGCGACAGTTTTCAAAGCGAAGAAAACGGCTTAGTGCAGTTTAGCGAGTCACCGTCGGCCATGCAAATGGTTCAAGATGAAAAAACGTGGCCGCAGCTCGAGAAACAGTTCCGCACGTTTTTGCGCCTCCATGAAAATGTGCAATTTATTTATATCGGCACGGAGCGGAAGACGATGCATATTGCGCCGACGGCACAATTCCCGGATGGGTACGATCCGACAAGCCGCCCATGGTACAAGAAAGCGATGGAGCGTCCCGATGAAGTCGTATGGACCGAGCCGTATGTCGATGCCATTACCGGCAACCATGTTGTGACATTGGCCAAGGCAGTGAGCGAAAACGGACGGATCGCTGCTGTCGTCGGCATCGATATGACGCTTGATGCGGTAACGAGAATCGTCAATGGGAGCGATGTCGGTTATCACGGCTATCCGGTATTGTATGATGGGAAAGGAATGGCGGTCGTCCATCCGGAATATAAGGGGAAAAATATGGCTAAAGATGCGACGGTCCGCTATATGCTCGAGCATGAAAAAGGAATGCGCCAATACGAGCAAGACGGTGAACAGCGAGTCATGTACTTTACAACCGTCCCGGAACTTGGATGGAAGATCGGTGCTGTTTATAAGGAAGACGATTTATCCGCGATGAGCCGTTCGCTCGGGATGAACATGCTTGTCATTACAGCGATTGCGCTTATTGTGGCGTTTGCTGCCGTTTATTTTTTGGCGCGCTCGATCACCAGACCGATAATGGCGTTGCAAGGACAAGTGGAAAAAGCAGCAAACGGTGATTTGACCGTGCAAGTGCACACCACCGGCAAAGACGAAATCGGCCGCCTTGCGCATCATTTCAATGAGATGATCGATCATATGCGCGCGTTGATCGGCGAAGTGAACCGATCGGTGAACGAATTAGCAGCCTCTGCCGATCATTTAAGCGCCGTCTCGGAAGAAACGATGGCAACGAGCGAACAAGTGGCGAAAGCGATCGGTGAAATTGCGAAAGGGACAACCGACCAGGCTGGAAGCCTTGATACAATCAATGAGCAGACGTCGGCGCTGTCCCAGCAAATTGAAGCGGTAACAGGTGCGACAGCCAGCATGGAATCGCTGTCAAACGACACGAAAACGGCCAGTTATGATGGATTGGAGCATTTAAATGTCCTGCAGCAAAAATCGGAGGAAGCAAAACACGAGCTGTCCGCAGTAGAAAGCGTGATTAGCGACCTCGTGAAAAAAATGGATGAAATTGATGAGGTTATTCAGACGATTACCGCTATTTCCGGACAGACGAACTTGCTCGCGTTAAATGCTAGCATTGAGGCGGCGCGCGCCGGCGAGCATGGCAAAGGATTTGCCGTTGTCGCCGACGAAGTGCGAAAGCTGGCGGAACAATCGGCGAAAGCGACCGAAATGATTCGCACGACGATTGCAGCCATTCAGCAGCAAGCTGGATTGGCCATCGAGGCCGTCGGCCGTTCCAAACAGGCGTATAGCGAACAGCGGGAAGCGGTGCATACAACCGGCGACTCGTTTGTGAAAATTACGGGCATGATGGAACAATTGACCGACGCGCTCGCGAATATCATGGAAGAAGCGAAGCGGATGAACGGAAGCAAAGATGATGTGATCGGCGCGATGCAAAACATTGCCGCCATCGCCCAACAATCGGCGGCAGCGGCGGAAGAAGTGGCCGCTTCCGCTGATGACCAGCTACAGGCGTTAGCGACGGTGACCGAATCGGCGGAAACGTTGAGCGAGATGAGCCGGCAATTGAAGCAGCTCGTGGAAAAATTCAAGCTATCGTAAAAAAGCGCAGCCGGACAAAGGCTGCGCTTTTTCATCGGCGCAGCCAGGATTCCGCCGCCAGTTCACTAATATTTGGGCGGCCGTGCTGAAACAGAGGGGGCTGGCGCAGCCTTCAGAACACGCCCTTTTTCCGCCGCTTTATTATCACCATCTTTTTTTCTATTCGTACAATGCTAATGAGTTGAATTTTTTTAAGTTTCTGCGTCGATTTTAACGGACAATAGTGCTAAAATAAACAGTGAAAACGTTTATACAGTTATTTTGTTGTTCATTCGGGAATAATGGTAGCCAAATGAGGGCGCGGCGTCTTGATAACCGCTGCCATGTTGACCCGAGGAATACGAAAACGAGTTGGAGGTTTTTTTACGATGGCAAAACAGACGAACTACGCTCAACCGTGGAGCCAGTTTTACGGGCCGAACCTCGGTTATGTCATCGAAATGTACGAACAGTATCTCGATGACCCGGACAGCGTCGACCCGGAACTAAAACGACTGTTTGAGCAGTGGGGAGCGCCGGTCGTCGAGGAGCCGGTTTCTCCTGCCGGTAACGAAGCGGCACAGACGCACCAAACGTTCCGGCTGCCGGAAACACCGACCGTGTTCAGCAAACTTGTCGCCGCTGTCAAACTGGCGGACAGCATTCGCCATTATGGGCATCTGGCCGCCGACACGAACCCGATCGTGAAAGAGGAGAAAAAGCTGCGCCGCCTCGAACTTGATGAGTATGATTTAACGGAAGAAGATTTAAAGCGCATTCCGGTCGCATTTCTTTGTCCGCATGCCCCGGCGCATGTCAAAAACGGCTGGGATGCCATCTTGCACTTGCGCAAAATCTATACCGATAAAATTGCATTTGAATTCTCGCAAGTACATAATCTAGAGGAAAGGAATTGGCTCATTCAGCAAATCGAGTCCGGAGCGTACTACCCGAGCTTGGCGAACAAAGAGCGGGTCGCTTTGTTGCGCCGCCTGACGGAAGTGGAGGGGTTTGAAAAATTCATCCACCGCACATATGTCGGGCAAAAGCGGTTTTCGATTGAAGGGCTTGACGCTATGGTGCCGCTCCTCGATGAACTTGTTCGCCAGGCGATTGAACATGAGATTGACGCCGTCAACATCGGCATGGCGCACCGCGGCCGGCTGAACGTGCTCGCCCACGTGCTCGGCAAGCCATATGAAATGATTTTTGCCGAGTTCCAGCATGCAGAAAGCAAAAACTTCATCCCGTCTGAAGGGGCGGTGGCCATCACCTACGGCTGGACGGGCGACGTGAAATACCATTTAGGAGCGGCGCGCCGCCTGCGCAATAAAAGCGCACACACGATGCGGATCACGCTCGCCAACAACCCGAGCCATCTTGAAGTCGTCAATCCGGTCGTGCTTGGCTACACGCGTGCCGCGCAAGAGGATCGGACGAAACCGGGCGTGCCGGAACAAAAGACAGATGCTTCTTTTGCCATTTTAATTCATGGCGATGCCGCCTTCCCGGGGCAGGGCATTGTGGCCGAGACGCTCAACTTAAGCCAGCTGCGCGGCTATACGACCGGCGGGGCGATTCATATTATCGCCAACAACATGATCGGGTTTACGACGGAGAGCCGCGATTCCCGTTCGACCACATATGCCTCCGATATGGCGAAAGGGTTTGAAGTGCCGGTCGTGCACGTCAATGCCGATGACCCGGAGGCTTGTTTGGCGGCGGCAAGCTTGGCGTTTGCGTATCGCCAGCGGTTTAAAAAAGATTTTGTCATCGACTTGATCGGATATCGCCGCTTCGGCCATAACGAAATGGATGAACCGATGGCGACGAACCCGATCATGTACAGCATCATTCACCGGCATCCGACCGTGCGTCAGCTGTATGCGCAAAAATTAATTGAAAAAGGGATCATCGCCGAGCGGGAAACGGCGGAAATGGAGCAAGAGGTGGCGGAACGGCTGAAAATTGCCTATGAACGGGTGCCGAAAAACGAAGAGGAACTCGATTTCATTATGGATCCGCCGAAACCGGTCGTCGACCGGCTCCCGGAAGTGAAAACAAGTGTGGCGAAAGATGTGCTTCATCGCATCAATGAGGAGCTGCTCGAGTTCCCGGCCGACTTCCATGTCTTTAATAAGCTCGAGCGCATTTTAAAACGGCGCAGCGGCGTGTTTGAACAAAACGGCAAAATCGACTGGGCGCATGCGGAAACGTTGGCGTTTGCTACGATTTTGCAAGACGGTGTGCCGATCCGTCTCACCGGCCAAGATTCGCAGCGCGGCACGTTTGCACAGCGCCATCTAGTGCTGCACGATGTGAAAACCGGGAAAGAGTATGTTCCGCTTCATCACATCAGCGGTGCGAAAGCTTCATTTGTCGTTTACAACAGCCCGCTGACGGAAGCGGCCGTGCTCGGTTATGAATACGGCT includes the following:
- a CDS encoding methyl-accepting chemotaxis protein; this translates as MFRTLRSKLIVLMALLLIVSLAATQLVGVMQMRKMVDADVKQRAQAALDGLLGDIRDSFQSEENGLVQFSESPSAMQMVQDEKTWPQLEKQFRTFLRLHENVQFIYIGTERKTMHIAPTAQFPDGYDPTSRPWYKKAMERPDEVVWTEPYVDAITGNHVVTLAKAVSENGRIAAVVGIDMTLDAVTRIVNGSDVGYHGYPVLYDGKGMAVVHPEYKGKNMAKDATVRYMLEHEKGMRQYEQDGEQRVMYFTTVPELGWKIGAVYKEDDLSAMSRSLGMNMLVITAIALIVAFAAVYFLARSITRPIMALQGQVEKAANGDLTVQVHTTGKDEIGRLAHHFNEMIDHMRALIGEVNRSVNELAASADHLSAVSEETMATSEQVAKAIGEIAKGTTDQAGSLDTINEQTSALSQQIEAVTGATASMESLSNDTKTASYDGLEHLNVLQQKSEEAKHELSAVESVISDLVKKMDEIDEVIQTITAISGQTNLLALNASIEAARAGEHGKGFAVVADEVRKLAEQSAKATEMIRTTIAAIQQQAGLAIEAVGRSKQAYSEQREAVHTTGDSFVKITGMMEQLTDALANIMEEAKRMNGSKDDVIGAMQNIAAIAQQSAAAAEEVAASADDQLQALATVTESAETLSEMSRQLKQLVEKFKLS
- a CDS encoding 2-oxoglutarate dehydrogenase E1 component, which codes for MAKQTNYAQPWSQFYGPNLGYVIEMYEQYLDDPDSVDPELKRLFEQWGAPVVEEPVSPAGNEAAQTHQTFRLPETPTVFSKLVAAVKLADSIRHYGHLAADTNPIVKEEKKLRRLELDEYDLTEEDLKRIPVAFLCPHAPAHVKNGWDAILHLRKIYTDKIAFEFSQVHNLEERNWLIQQIESGAYYPSLANKERVALLRRLTEVEGFEKFIHRTYVGQKRFSIEGLDAMVPLLDELVRQAIEHEIDAVNIGMAHRGRLNVLAHVLGKPYEMIFAEFQHAESKNFIPSEGAVAITYGWTGDVKYHLGAARRLRNKSAHTMRITLANNPSHLEVVNPVVLGYTRAAQEDRTKPGVPEQKTDASFAILIHGDAAFPGQGIVAETLNLSQLRGYTTGGAIHIIANNMIGFTTESRDSRSTTYASDMAKGFEVPVVHVNADDPEACLAAASLAFAYRQRFKKDFVIDLIGYRRFGHNEMDEPMATNPIMYSIIHRHPTVRQLYAQKLIEKGIIAERETAEMEQEVAERLKIAYERVPKNEEELDFIMDPPKPVVDRLPEVKTSVAKDVLHRINEELLEFPADFHVFNKLERILKRRSGVFEQNGKIDWAHAETLAFATILQDGVPIRLTGQDSQRGTFAQRHLVLHDVKTGKEYVPLHHISGAKASFVVYNSPLTEAAVLGYEYGYNVYAPETLVLWEAQFGDFANMAQAIFDQFISSGRAKWGQKSGLVMLLPHGYEGQGPEHSSGRVERFLQLAAENNWTVANLSTAAQYFHILRRQAALLKKEEVRPLVLMTPKSLLRHPLAASDADALANGTFSPVLEQPGLGTDANKVERIVFGTGKLMIDVAEQIGKTDGLDWLHVVRVEELYPFPEEAVRDIIARYPNVKELVWVQEEPKNMGAWTYMEPRLRAVVPEGVDVSYIGRRRRASPAEGDPVVHRKEQERIIRCALTKHER